TCTTCAAAttctattaataataaatattatctaATTAGAattcaaattcttaatttaattataattatttaattattacaagatatctttatttatataataacataataacaGATACAATATAGTAAATCGAGGTACCCCTTCTATGACAAATTTGAACTTTCCATCTATTTTTGTGCCGTTAGTAGGCCTAGTCTTTTCGACAATTGCAATGgcttctttatttattcatgttcaaaAAAACAAGATTTTTTAGATATGCTGGGACCCAatctcatccatttttttttgaaaacgtGCACGGATATCTATTTATTGGAATAGATTATAACATGTGATTTCTACCGAACATAAAGGAAAAAACTCTTATGCCTGCAGAAACATGATATATGGATATATCCATTCTAGTAATTTTCAAATAGATCAGGATCACTGGATGGCTGAAATGTAGTCGGTTAATCTCTAAGTATATCAATATGTATAGAGAGAtcatattaaataaaaagtatgtTATTATTTAAGATTTAACCAATTTGATGAATTACTCCTGAAGGTTGACGTCAAACTAGTGCTAGTTCACCTCAAACTAGTGCTAGTTGATGAGAGTTACTTtggaaacaaaaaattaaagtcaaaTTTCTATGGGGTATTATCTCAATTCTAATAAAATGCAATCGGGTAAAGTATGACTTGGCGATCAGAACATATATGGATAGAACTTATAACGGGGTctcaaaaaataagtaatttctGCTGGGCCTTTATCCTTTTTTTAGGTTCATTAGGCTTCTCATTAGTTGGAACTTCCAGTTATCTGGGTAgaaatttgatatcttttttttCGCCTCAGCAAATCATTTTTTTTCCACAAGGAATCGTGATGTCTTTCTACGGAATTGCGGGTCTCTTTATTAGCTCTTATTTGTGGTGCACAATTTCCTGGAATGTTGGTAGTGTTTATGATCGATTCGATATAAAGGAAGGAATAGTCTGTATTTTTTGTTGGGGATTTCCGGGAAAAAATCATCGCACATTCCTCCGATTCCTTATAAAAGATATTCAGTCCGTTAGAATAGAAGTTAAAGAGGGTATTTATGCTCGTCGTGTTCTTTATATGGACATCCGAGGCCAGGGGTCCATTCCCTTAACTCGTACTAATGAGAATTTGACTCCACGAGAAATTGAACAAAAGACTGCTGAATTAGCCTATTTCTTGCGTGTACCAATTGAAGTATTTTGAGAAATTGAGAATCAGAATGTTCATTCAATTAAAGAAAACGTTTATGAAAGAACCATAAAACGAAACTCTTTTTATGGTCTTTATGCATATGTAAACTCACGCAATTCAATAACAAATAACAAATCGAAATAATAGATTCATCTCAGATGGCAAACCAtttcaaaatcaagaaatttttttagTTCAATATTTGTTGGAATTGACACTTTAGATCAAGATAGATCATATCTTGTAAATTGGAAATTCTTTCTTTTGTATTCTTTAATGACCAACAATTGGATTTCTTAACTAAATAATGAGAACTAGCCAATTTATCTTTTGCCAatcatttttttatcattgtaatATCTTTCCCTCAATTATTCTATTCCTGACTATGGttaattagttaatttttttcGAAATATTGGATATTTTGATAGCAAGGGAGTTCTTTCTTctcaaaatctgaacaatattCATTACTTAAAGTGGTTCTTTCAATTATTCATTGAAAAGAGgcacttgattttgaatttgaccAATTGAGATATCAGGAAACAATATTCTCAATTTCTTCATTCGAAATGAATTCTTAGCCTATTTCTGTTTTCTTTCCATATTCAAAGACTAACcacaaaatcacaaagaaaatagATTCATAAGTTCGATACCTTGTATATAACTCATGTGTGTAAGAACTATTCGATCGCATAGAGTGTACGGATGGGCTGATTAACAATTTACAGATGAAAAATTGGCAAAAAAGAAAGCATTCCCCCTCTTTTCTATCTTGCATATATAGTATTTTTGCGCCGGTGGATTTCTTTCTCAGTTAATAAATGTCTAGAATCTTGGGTTACTAATTGGTGGAATACTGGGCAatccaaaattttctttaatacTATTCAAGAAAAGAGTCTTCTAGAAAAATTCATAGAATTAGAGGAACTCCTCTTCTTGGACGAAATGATCAAGGAATACTCGAAAACACATCTCGAAGAGTTTGGGATAGGAATCCATAAAGAAACAATCCAATTA
This is a stretch of genomic DNA from Capsicum annuum cultivar UCD-10X-F1 unplaced genomic scaffold, UCD10Xv1.1 ctg42105, whole genome shotgun sequence. It encodes these proteins:
- the LOC124891884 gene encoding photosystem I assembly protein Ycf4-like, which encodes MTWRSEHIWIELITGSQKISNFCWAFILFLGSLGFSLVGTSSYLGRNLISFFSPQQIIFFPQGIVMSFYGIAGLFISSYLWCTISWNVGSVYDRFDIKEGIVCIFCWGFPGKNHRTFLRFLIKDIQSVRIEVKEGIYARRVLYMDIRGQGSIPLTRTNENLTPREIEQKTAELAYFLRVPIEVF